One window from the genome of Streptomyces sp. NBC_00708 encodes:
- a CDS encoding metal-sensitive transcriptional regulator has translation MTTTEATGTGPAPEAAPDAAPVEAVVTDHDRGIHGYHHQKTEHLKRLRRIEGQIRGLQRMVDEDVYCIDILTQVSASTKALQSFALQLLEEHLRHCVADAAVKGGDEIDAKVEEATKAIARLLRT, from the coding sequence ATGACGACCACCGAGGCCACGGGGACCGGGCCCGCACCGGAAGCGGCGCCCGACGCGGCCCCCGTCGAAGCGGTCGTGACCGACCACGACCGCGGAATACACGGCTACCACCACCAGAAGACCGAGCACCTCAAACGCCTGCGCCGCATCGAGGGCCAGATCCGCGGCCTCCAGCGCATGGTCGACGAGGACGTCTACTGCATCGACATACTCACCCAGGTCTCGGCGTCCACCAAGGCGCTCCAGTCCTTCGCGCTCCAGCTCCTGGAGGAGCACCTGCGCCACTGCGTCGCCGACGCGGCCGTCAAGGGCGGCGACGAGATCGACGCGAAGGTCGAGGAGGCCACCAAGGCCATCGCCCGCCTGCTGCGCACCTGA
- a CDS encoding DUF47 family protein: MRFRLTPRETSFYDMFSASADNIVTGSKLLMELLGADSASRVEIAERMRAAEHAGDDATHAIFHQLNSSFITPFDREDIYNLASSLDDIMDFMEEAVDLVVLYQIDQLPKGVEQQVEVLARAAELTAEAMPGLRTMDNLTEYWIEVNRLENQADQIHRKLLAHLFNGKYDAIEVLKLKQIVDVLEEAADAFEHVANTVETIAVKES; the protein is encoded by the coding sequence GTGCGCTTTCGTCTGACCCCCAGGGAGACGAGCTTCTACGACATGTTCTCCGCATCCGCGGACAACATCGTCACGGGCTCGAAACTCCTGATGGAACTGCTCGGGGCGGATTCTGCCTCCCGAGTCGAGATCGCGGAGCGTATGCGGGCAGCGGAGCACGCGGGGGACGACGCCACCCACGCGATCTTCCACCAGCTGAACTCCTCCTTCATTACGCCGTTCGACCGCGAGGACATTTACAACCTCGCGTCGTCGCTCGACGACATCATGGACTTCATGGAGGAGGCCGTCGACCTGGTCGTGCTGTACCAGATCGACCAGCTTCCCAAGGGTGTGGAGCAGCAGGTCGAGGTGCTGGCGCGGGCGGCCGAGCTGACCGCCGAGGCCATGCCGGGTCTGCGCACCATGGACAACCTCACCGAGTACTGGATCGAGGTCAACCGTCTGGAGAACCAGGCCGACCAGATCCACCGCAAGCTGCTCGCCCACCTCTTCAATGGCAAGTACGACGCCATAGAGGTGCTGAAGCTGAAGCAGATCGTGGACGTGCTGGAAGAGGCTGCCGACGCGTTCGAGCACGTCGCGAACACGGTGGAGACCATCGCGGTCAAGGAGTCCTGA
- a CDS encoding inorganic phosphate transporter translates to MDTFVLIVTIGVALGFTYTNGFHDSANAIATSVSTRALTPRAALAMAAVMNLAGAFLGSGVAKTVSEGLIATPEGNKGMGILFAALVGAVIWNLVTWYFGLPSSSSHALFGGMVGAALAGGTMVHWDGVLDKIVIPMFLSPVIGLVVGYLVMVAIMWMFRKANPHKAKRGFRIAQTVSAAGMALGHGLQDAQKTMGIVVMALVIADVESPSDPIPVWVKLVCALMLSLGTYAGGWRIMRTLGRKIIELDPPQGFAAETTGASIMFGSAFLFHAPISTTHVITSAIMGVGATKRVNAVRWGVAKNIILGWFITMPAAALVAAGSYGVVYLLFG, encoded by the coding sequence GTGGACACCTTTGTACTGATCGTGACCATCGGCGTCGCGCTCGGCTTCACGTACACCAACGGCTTCCACGACTCGGCGAACGCCATCGCCACGTCGGTCTCCACCCGGGCGCTGACCCCGCGTGCGGCGCTGGCGATGGCGGCGGTGATGAACCTCGCGGGCGCGTTCCTCGGCAGCGGGGTCGCCAAGACCGTCAGTGAGGGCCTGATCGCGACGCCCGAGGGCAACAAGGGGATGGGCATCCTCTTCGCGGCGCTGGTCGGGGCGGTCATCTGGAACCTTGTCACCTGGTACTTCGGCCTGCCCTCGTCGTCCTCGCACGCGCTGTTCGGCGGCATGGTCGGCGCGGCGCTGGCCGGCGGGACGATGGTGCACTGGGACGGGGTGCTCGACAAGATCGTCATCCCGATGTTCCTGTCGCCGGTGATCGGCCTGGTGGTCGGTTATCTGGTGATGGTCGCCATCATGTGGATGTTCCGGAAGGCCAACCCGCACAAGGCCAAGCGCGGTTTCCGCATCGCGCAGACGGTCTCGGCCGCGGGCATGGCGCTCGGTCACGGCCTCCAGGACGCGCAGAAGACGATGGGCATCGTGGTGATGGCGCTGGTCATCGCCGACGTGGAGTCCCCGAGCGACCCGATCCCGGTCTGGGTGAAGCTCGTCTGCGCGCTGATGCTGTCGCTCGGCACGTACGCGGGCGGCTGGCGCATCATGCGTACGCTCGGCCGGAAGATCATCGAGCTGGACCCGCCGCAGGGCTTCGCCGCGGAGACCACGGGCGCCTCGATCATGTTCGGCTCGGCCTTCCTCTTCCACGCGCCGATCTCGACCACGCATGTGATCACCTCGGCGATCATGGGTGTGGGCGCCACGAAGCGGGTGAACGCGGTGCGCTGGGGTGTCGCGAAGAACATCATTCTCGGCTGGTTCATCACGATGCCGGCGGCGGCGCTGGTCGCCGCCGGGAGCTACGGGGTTGTCTACCTGCTGTTCGGCTGA
- the pstB gene encoding phosphate ABC transporter ATP-binding protein PstB, giving the protein MAKRIDVSGLSAYYGSHKAIDDISMTVEPRSVTAFIGPSGCGKSTFLRTLNRMHEVTPGGRVEGKVLLDDENLYGTNVDPVTVRRTVGMVFQRPNPFPTMSIFDNVAAGLRLNGSYRKSALNDIVEKSLRGANLWNEVKDRLNKPGSGLSGGQQQRLCIARAIAVEPDVLLMDEPCSALDPISTLAIEDLVGELKERFTIVIVTHNMQQAARVSDRTAFFNLAAVGKPGKLIEIDETERIFSNPSVQATEDYISGRFG; this is encoded by the coding sequence ATGGCCAAGCGCATTGACGTCAGCGGACTGTCGGCCTACTACGGCAGCCACAAGGCGATCGACGACATCTCCATGACCGTGGAACCCCGCTCGGTGACCGCCTTCATCGGCCCCTCCGGCTGCGGCAAGTCCACCTTCCTGCGCACCCTGAACCGGATGCACGAGGTCACCCCCGGCGGCCGCGTCGAGGGCAAGGTGCTCCTGGACGACGAGAACCTGTACGGGACCAACGTCGACCCGGTCACCGTGCGCCGCACGGTCGGCATGGTCTTCCAGCGCCCGAACCCCTTCCCCACCATGTCGATCTTCGACAACGTGGCGGCGGGCCTGCGCCTCAACGGCTCGTACCGCAAGAGCGCCCTCAACGACATCGTCGAGAAGTCGCTGCGCGGCGCGAACCTCTGGAACGAGGTCAAGGACCGGCTGAACAAGCCCGGCTCAGGCCTCTCCGGCGGTCAGCAGCAGCGCCTGTGCATCGCCCGCGCCATCGCGGTCGAGCCGGACGTGCTCCTGATGGACGAGCCGTGCTCCGCCCTCGACCCGATCTCCACCCTCGCCATCGAGGACCTGGTCGGGGAGCTGAAGGAACGGTTCACGATCGTCATCGTGACGCACAACATGCAGCAGGCGGCCCGCGTCTCGGACCGCACCGCGTTCTTCAACCTGGCGGCGGTCGGCAAGCCCGGCAAGCTCATCGAGATCGACGAGACGGAGCGCATCTTCTCCAACCCGTCGGTCCAGGCCACCGAGGACTACATCTCCGGCCGCTTCGGCTGA
- the pstA gene encoding phosphate ABC transporter permease PstA: MSHATTTGVQERPTPAPPAPTGSLSSRSLPRLAPLGFAVVAIALGVGLSLAAGWQSRVQWGLVSALFFLVISYVTTSVVENQRQARDRLATSLVWVCFLLAVVPLASLLWTTISRGSERLDGYFLTHSMAGVLGPEASGGVYHALIGTLEQVGIATLISAPLGLLTAVYLVEYGKGALARSVTFFVDVMTGIPSIVAGLFILSIMLIAGLEPSGLMGALALTILMIPVVVRSTEEMLKLVPNELREASLALGIPKWRTILKVVLPTAIGGIATGVMLAVARIAGETAPIILLVFGSQLINTNPFEGAQSSLPFYIYEQYKIGEAASYDRAWAAALVLIAFVMILNLVARGIARWKAPKAGR; this comes from the coding sequence ATGAGCCACGCCACCACCACCGGCGTCCAGGAACGCCCGACGCCCGCACCGCCCGCGCCGACGGGCAGCCTCAGCAGCCGCTCGCTGCCCCGCCTCGCCCCGCTCGGCTTCGCCGTCGTCGCGATCGCCCTGGGCGTCGGCCTCAGCCTCGCCGCCGGCTGGCAGAGCCGCGTGCAGTGGGGCCTGGTCTCCGCGCTGTTCTTCCTGGTGATCTCGTACGTCACCACCAGCGTCGTCGAGAACCAGCGCCAGGCCAGGGACCGCCTCGCCACCAGCCTGGTGTGGGTCTGCTTCCTGCTCGCCGTCGTCCCGCTCGCCTCGCTGCTCTGGACCACCATCAGCCGCGGCTCGGAGCGCCTGGACGGCTACTTCCTGACCCACTCCATGGCCGGCGTCCTCGGCCCCGAGGCCAGCGGCGGTGTCTACCACGCGCTGATCGGCACCCTGGAACAGGTCGGCATCGCCACCCTGATCTCCGCCCCGCTCGGCCTGCTCACCGCCGTCTACCTGGTGGAGTACGGCAAGGGCGCGCTGGCCAGGTCCGTCACCTTCTTCGTCGACGTGATGACCGGCATCCCGTCCATCGTGGCCGGTCTCTTCATCCTCTCGATCATGCTGATCGCGGGCCTGGAGCCGTCCGGCCTGATGGGCGCGCTCGCCCTGACCATCCTGATGATCCCGGTCGTGGTCCGCTCCACCGAGGAGATGCTCAAGCTCGTCCCGAACGAGCTGCGCGAGGCATCGCTCGCCCTCGGCATCCCGAAGTGGCGCACCATCCTGAAGGTGGTCCTGCCGACCGCGATCGGCGGCATCGCGACGGGCGTCATGCTCGCCGTCGCCCGTATCGCCGGCGAGACCGCGCCGATCATCCTGCTGGTCTTCGGCAGTCAGCTGATCAACACCAACCCCTTCGAAGGCGCCCAGTCGTCACTGCCCTTCTACATCTACGAGCAGTACAAGATCGGTGAGGCCGCGTCCTACGACCGCGCCTGGGCAGCGGCCCTGGTCCTGATCGCCTTCGTCATGATCCTCAATCTGGTGGCCCGCGGCATCGCCCGCTGGAAGGCCCCCAAGGCCGGGCGCTAG
- the pstC gene encoding phosphate ABC transporter permease subunit PstC, giving the protein MASTTQQIPTPPAGRTRPRSTGRAGDRIFLGLSRGSGILLLVIMASIAVFLTYRAAIAISKDEGNFLTTFDWNPAGDPPVFGIAVLLFGTVVSSVIAMVIAVPVAVGIALFISHYAPRKLAGVIAYVIDLLAAVPSIVYGIWGALVLVPYLEGLNLWLDQFFGWTYVFEKTEIGVARSLFTVGILLAVMILPIVTSVSREVFLQVPRMNEEAALALGATRWEVIRLSVLPFGRSGVISASMLGLGRALGETMAVATVLSPNFLISLHVLNPGGGTFAQNIAAKFGEADAFGRDALIASGLVLFVLTLLVNGAARLIIARRKEYSGANA; this is encoded by the coding sequence ATGGCTTCCACCACACAACAGATACCGACCCCACCGGCCGGGCGAACCCGCCCCCGGTCCACGGGCCGCGCCGGCGACCGGATCTTCCTCGGCCTCTCCCGCGGCTCCGGCATCCTGCTCCTGGTGATCATGGCGTCCATCGCCGTGTTCCTCACCTACCGCGCCGCGATCGCCATCTCGAAGGACGAGGGCAACTTCCTCACCACCTTCGACTGGAACCCGGCCGGTGACCCGCCCGTCTTCGGCATCGCCGTCCTGCTCTTCGGGACCGTCGTCAGCTCCGTCATCGCGATGGTCATCGCGGTCCCGGTCGCCGTCGGCATCGCCCTGTTCATCTCGCACTACGCCCCGCGCAAGCTGGCCGGCGTCATCGCGTACGTCATCGACCTGCTCGCCGCGGTCCCCAGCATCGTCTACGGCATCTGGGGCGCCCTCGTCCTCGTGCCGTACCTGGAGGGGCTGAACCTCTGGCTCGACCAGTTCTTCGGCTGGACGTACGTCTTCGAGAAGACCGAGATCGGCGTCGCCCGCTCGCTGTTCACCGTCGGCATCCTGCTCGCGGTCATGATCCTGCCGATCGTGACCAGCGTCAGCCGCGAGGTCTTCCTCCAGGTCCCCCGGATGAACGAGGAGGCCGCACTCGCCCTCGGCGCCACGCGCTGGGAGGTCATCCGCCTCTCGGTCCTGCCCTTCGGCCGCTCCGGCGTGATCTCCGCCTCGATGCTGGGCCTGGGCCGCGCGCTCGGCGAGACCATGGCCGTCGCCACGGTCCTGTCGCCGAACTTCCTGATCTCGCTGCACGTGCTCAACCCGGGCGGCGGGACGTTCGCCCAGAACATCGCCGCGAAGTTCGGCGAGGCCGACGCGTTCGGGCGGGACGCCCTGATCGCCTCCGGCCTGGTCCTCTTCGTCCTCACCCTGCTGGTCAACGGCGCCGCGCGGCTCATCATCGCCCGCCGCAAGGAGTACTCGGGAGCCAACGCATGA
- the pstS gene encoding phosphate ABC transporter substrate-binding protein PstS, protein MKLQRKNRLRATALGALAVSGALVLTACGSDDNSGDTSATGGGKTKAASNVKCDGAKGQLRASGSSAQKNAMDLWVKEYMAACSGVEINYNSSSSGEGIVAFNQGTVGFAGSDSALKPEEVADSKKICKTGQGINLPMVGGPIAVGFHLEGVDSLTLDAPTLAKIFDTKIKKWNDEAIAKLNPDAKLPDKAIQPFHRSEDSGTTQNLGKYLGAAAPSDWKYEAEKKWPAPGGQAASGSSGVATQVKQVDGAIGYFELSYATSQQISTVDIDTGGSAPVKASSENASKAIAAAKVKGTGKDLALDLDYTTKADGAYPLVLVTYEVVCDTGNKADTLGTVKSFLTYTASADGQKLLTEAGYAPIPEEINAKVRETVAGLS, encoded by the coding sequence GTGAAGCTTCAGCGCAAGAACCGGCTTCGTGCCACCGCGCTCGGTGCCCTCGCCGTCTCCGGCGCCCTGGTCCTCACGGCGTGCGGTTCGGACGACAACAGCGGCGACACCTCCGCCACCGGCGGCGGCAAGACGAAGGCCGCGTCCAACGTCAAGTGCGACGGTGCCAAGGGCCAGCTGCGCGCCTCCGGCTCCAGCGCGCAGAAGAACGCCATGGACCTCTGGGTCAAGGAGTACATGGCCGCCTGCTCCGGCGTGGAGATCAACTACAACTCCTCCTCGTCCGGCGAGGGCATCGTCGCCTTCAACCAGGGCACCGTCGGCTTCGCCGGCTCCGACTCGGCGCTGAAGCCCGAGGAGGTCGCCGACTCCAAGAAGATCTGCAAGACCGGCCAGGGCATCAACCTCCCGATGGTCGGCGGCCCGATCGCGGTCGGCTTCCACCTCGAAGGCGTCGACAGCCTGACCCTGGACGCCCCGACCCTCGCCAAGATCTTCGACACGAAGATCAAGAAGTGGAACGACGAGGCGATCGCCAAGCTCAACCCCGACGCCAAGCTCCCGGACAAGGCGATCCAGCCCTTCCACCGCTCCGAGGACTCCGGCACCACGCAGAACCTCGGCAAGTACCTGGGCGCCGCGGCCCCGTCCGACTGGAAGTACGAGGCCGAGAAGAAGTGGCCCGCCCCCGGCGGCCAGGCCGCGTCCGGCTCCTCCGGCGTCGCCACCCAGGTCAAGCAGGTCGACGGCGCCATCGGCTACTTCGAGCTGTCCTACGCCACCTCGCAGCAGATCTCCACGGTCGACATCGACACCGGTGGCTCCGCCCCGGTCAAGGCGTCCTCCGAGAACGCCTCCAAGGCCATCGCCGCCGCCAAGGTCAAGGGCACCGGCAAGGACCTGGCGCTCGACCTCGACTACACCACCAAGGCCGACGGCGCCTACCCGCTGGTCCTGGTCACGTACGAGGTCGTCTGCGACACCGGCAACAAGGCCGACACCCTCGGCACCGTCAAGTCCTTCCTGACCTACACCGCCTCGGCGGACGGCCAGAAGCTCCTCACCGAGGCCGGCTACGCGCCGATCCCCGAGGAGATCAACGCCAAGGTCCGCGAGACCGTCGCCGGCCTCTCGTAA
- a CDS encoding NUDIX hydrolase, translating into MSGTVRAAGCVLWRRPPASAGGVELCLVHRPRYDDWSFPKGKLKRGESLREAAVREVLEETGHHCVPGPVLPLVRYDAHGRPKEVTYWSAEATTGSFTPNDEVDAVLWLPPTAARARLTQPRDREVLDAAVGTLPEA; encoded by the coding sequence GTGAGCGGCACGGTGCGGGCGGCGGGCTGCGTGCTGTGGCGCCGGCCGCCCGCCTCCGCCGGGGGCGTGGAGCTGTGCCTCGTGCACCGGCCGCGTTACGACGACTGGTCGTTCCCCAAGGGCAAGCTGAAGCGCGGCGAGTCCCTGCGGGAGGCGGCGGTCCGCGAGGTCCTGGAGGAGACGGGCCACCACTGTGTGCCGGGCCCCGTGCTGCCCCTGGTCCGGTACGACGCGCACGGCCGCCCGAAGGAGGTCACGTACTGGTCCGCCGAGGCCACGACGGGCTCCTTCACCCCGAACGACGAGGTCGACGCGGTGCTGTGGCTCCCCCCGACGGCCGCCCGCGCCCGCCTGACCCAGCCGCGCGACCGCGAGGTCCTGGACGCGGCGGTCGGGACGCTGCCGGAGGCCTAG
- a CDS encoding CHAD domain-containing protein, producing MTPGGAGVRRPDHPTRTTAPAHAPGITGVSAGTVLGPYLRTQAADFLRSLRLHRENTAPTDAGSRAADQAATALRRSSRRIGSALRTFRTALDPLWAEQLRTELTWLSGTLAREHAYADRLARLLEALHGLSGDPVLPAARTSGDSADKSRPVLGVGAARAGALLERQLTLARTRAHSAALQALGSARFHAVADAVALLASEVPLAPAATGPARELLGEPADRAEQRLLGAVAALPPDESAEPYNEARDAPWHQARLLLRLHRYAHEVVHGAPDPVLAAPVHALDLHRDAAEAAGAAAAAARTPRIAPATAYALGVLHADQRHEVEAARAVFRASWPYATTGAARP from the coding sequence TTGACGCCCGGAGGCGCCGGCGTGCGACGCCCTGACCACCCGACCCGGACCACCGCCCCGGCCCACGCCCCCGGCATCACCGGCGTGAGCGCGGGGACGGTGCTCGGCCCGTACCTGCGCACCCAGGCCGCGGACTTCCTGCGGAGCCTGCGCCTGCACCGCGAGAACACCGCCCCCACGGACGCCGGCTCCCGCGCCGCCGACCAGGCCGCCACCGCGCTGCGCCGCTCCTCCCGCCGGATCGGCTCCGCCCTGCGCACCTTCCGCACCGCGCTCGACCCGCTCTGGGCCGAGCAGCTGCGCACCGAGCTGACCTGGCTGTCCGGCACGCTGGCCCGCGAGCACGCGTACGCGGACCGGCTGGCCCGGCTCCTCGAAGCGCTGCACGGCCTGTCCGGCGACCCCGTGCTCCCGGCCGCCCGCACCTCCGGGGACTCCGCCGACAAGAGCCGCCCCGTCCTCGGCGTCGGCGCCGCCCGCGCCGGCGCGCTGCTGGAACGGCAGCTGACCCTCGCCCGGACCCGCGCCCACTCCGCCGCCCTCCAGGCCCTCGGCTCCGCCCGATTCCACGCGGTGGCCGACGCGGTCGCGCTGCTCGCCTCCGAGGTCCCGCTCGCCCCCGCCGCCACCGGCCCCGCCCGCGAACTGCTGGGCGAGCCCGCGGACCGGGCGGAGCAGCGGCTGCTCGGTGCGGTGGCCGCGCTGCCCCCGGACGAGTCGGCGGAGCCGTACAACGAGGCGCGCGACGCGCCCTGGCACCAGGCCCGGCTGCTGCTGCGGCTGCACCGGTACGCCCACGAGGTGGTGCACGGCGCCCCCGACCCGGTCCTGGCCGCCCCGGTCCACGCCCTCGATCTGCACCGGGACGCGGCGGAGGCGGCCGGCGCGGCCGCCGCGGCCGCCCGCACCCCGAGGATCGCGCCGGCGACCGCGTACGCCCTCGGTGTGCTGCACGCCGACCAGCGCCACGAGGTGGAGGCGGCGCGCGCTGTCTTCCGCGCGAGCTGGCCGTACGCGACGACGGGCGCGGCCCGGCCGTGA
- a CDS encoding RNA degradosome polyphosphate kinase, producing MSQQPSSEVPVQPAAQPSVGALAAHRPHAVASPSSREAGLSTAADLDPDIDADADAYEPDVDGDELPQGRFLDRERSWLAFNERVLELAEDPTTPLLERANFLAIFASNLDEFFMVRVAGLKRRIATGVATRSASGLQPREVLDLIWTRSRELMARHAACYQQDVAPALSDEGIQLIRWPELTEKEQARLFTFFRQRVFPVLTPLAVDPAHPFPYISGLSLNLAVVVRNPVSGHRHFARVKVPPLLTRFLEASPQRYVPIEDVIAAHLEELFPGMEVLAHHMFRVTRNEDLEVEEDDAENLLQALEKELMRRRFGPPVRLEVEESIDPYVLDLLVRELKVSDAEVYPLPGPLDLTGLFGIASLDRPELKYPKFIAGTHRDLAEVESASAPDIFAAVRERDVLLHHPYDSFSTSVQAFLEQAAGDPDVLAIKQTLYRTSGDSPIVDALIDAAESGKQVLVLVEIKARFDEQANIKWARKLEEAGCHVVYGLVGLKTHCKLSLVVRQEGDTLRRYSHVGTGNYHPKTARLYEDLGLLTADPQVGADLSDLFNRLSGYSRRETYRRLLVAPKSLRDGLVARITKEVTHHRAGRPAYVRIKVNSMVDEAIIDACYRASQAGVPVDIWVRGICAIRPGVTGLSENVRVRSVLGRFLEHSRVFAFGNGGEPEVWFGSADMMHRNLDRRIEALVRVTDPAHRAALSRLLETGMADTTSSWHLGPDGEWTRHSVDADGRPLRHVQEMLIDARRRRRATP from the coding sequence ATGAGCCAGCAGCCCAGCTCCGAGGTCCCGGTCCAGCCCGCCGCCCAGCCGTCCGTCGGCGCCCTCGCCGCACACCGGCCGCATGCCGTCGCCTCCCCCTCCTCACGGGAGGCGGGTCTGTCCACCGCGGCGGATCTCGATCCCGACATCGACGCGGACGCCGACGCGTACGAGCCCGATGTGGACGGGGACGAGCTGCCGCAGGGCCGCTTCCTGGACAGGGAACGCAGCTGGCTCGCGTTCAACGAACGGGTGCTCGAACTCGCCGAGGACCCCACCACGCCCCTGCTGGAGCGGGCCAACTTCCTGGCGATCTTCGCGTCCAACCTGGACGAGTTCTTCATGGTCCGGGTCGCCGGCCTCAAGCGCCGCATCGCGACCGGGGTCGCCACCCGGTCCGCGTCCGGCCTCCAGCCCCGCGAGGTGCTGGACCTGATCTGGACCCGCTCGCGCGAACTCATGGCCCGGCACGCCGCCTGCTACCAGCAGGACGTCGCCCCCGCCCTGTCCGACGAGGGCATCCAGCTGATCCGCTGGCCGGAGCTGACCGAGAAGGAGCAGGCCCGCCTCTTCACCTTCTTCCGCCAGCGCGTCTTCCCCGTCCTCACCCCCCTCGCCGTGGACCCGGCGCACCCCTTCCCGTACATCTCCGGCCTCTCGCTCAACCTCGCCGTCGTCGTACGCAACCCGGTCAGCGGCCACCGCCACTTCGCCCGCGTCAAGGTGCCCCCGCTGCTGACCCGCTTCCTGGAGGCGTCGCCGCAGCGCTACGTCCCCATAGAGGACGTCATCGCGGCCCACCTGGAGGAGCTGTTCCCGGGGATGGAGGTGCTGGCGCACCACATGTTCCGGGTCACCAGGAACGAGGACCTGGAGGTCGAGGAGGACGACGCCGAGAACCTCCTCCAGGCCCTGGAGAAGGAGCTCATGCGGCGCCGCTTCGGCCCGCCGGTCCGCCTGGAGGTCGAGGAGTCCATCGACCCGTACGTGCTGGACCTGCTGGTCCGCGAGCTGAAGGTGTCCGACGCCGAGGTCTACCCGCTGCCGGGCCCGCTCGACCTCACCGGCCTCTTCGGCATAGCGTCGCTGGACCGGCCCGAGCTGAAGTACCCCAAGTTCATCGCCGGCACCCACCGCGACCTCGCCGAGGTGGAGTCCGCGTCCGCGCCGGACATCTTCGCCGCGGTGCGCGAGCGGGACGTGCTGCTGCACCACCCGTACGACTCCTTCTCCACCTCCGTCCAGGCCTTCCTGGAGCAGGCGGCGGGCGACCCGGACGTCCTCGCGATCAAGCAGACGCTGTACCGGACCTCCGGCGACTCACCGATAGTGGACGCCCTCATCGACGCCGCCGAGTCCGGCAAGCAGGTCCTCGTCCTCGTCGAGATCAAGGCCCGCTTCGACGAGCAGGCCAACATCAAGTGGGCGCGCAAACTGGAGGAGGCGGGCTGCCACGTCGTCTACGGGCTCGTCGGCCTGAAGACGCACTGCAAGCTCTCCCTCGTCGTCCGCCAGGAGGGCGACACCCTGCGCCGCTACTCGCACGTCGGCACCGGCAACTACCACCCGAAGACCGCCCGGCTCTACGAGGACCTCGGCCTGCTCACCGCCGACCCCCAGGTCGGCGCCGACCTCTCCGACCTCTTCAACCGGCTCTCCGGCTACTCCCGCCGCGAGACCTACCGCCGCCTCCTCGTCGCCCCCAAGTCGCTGCGCGACGGCCTGGTCGCCCGCATCACCAAGGAGGTGACGCACCACCGGGCCGGCCGCCCCGCGTACGTACGGATCAAGGTCAACTCGATGGTCGACGAGGCGATCATCGACGCCTGCTACCGGGCCTCGCAGGCCGGGGTCCCGGTCGACATCTGGGTCCGCGGCATCTGCGCGATCCGGCCCGGCGTCACCGGCCTCTCCGAGAACGTCCGGGTCCGCTCGGTCCTCGGCCGCTTCCTCGAACACTCCCGGGTCTTCGCCTTCGGCAACGGCGGCGAACCCGAGGTCTGGTTCGGCAGCGCCGACATGATGCACCGCAACCTCGACCGCCGCATCGAGGCCCTGGTCCGGGTCACCGACCCCGCCCACCGCGCCGCGCTCAGCCGCCTCCTGGAGACCGGCATGGCTGACACCACCTCCTCCTGGCACCTGGGCCCCGACGGCGAGTGGACCCGGCACTCCGTGGACGCGGACGGCCGGCCCCTGCGGCACGTACAGGAAATGCTCATTGACGCCCGGAGGCGCCGGCGTGCGACGCCCTGA
- a CDS encoding ABC transporter permease — protein sequence MSALALRAPARVVVRMQRRSLWAGGILVILGIAFVIGLRIWVASGHENCPDGDTTRCGDGTYLPTYARSATQTYLSGGGTALLVLSVLIGVFVAGPLIARELESGTVRFAWAQSVSPARWLAARLALPAVLATAGVTVLVLVYRWGRSGVLGDSPYELSWSRSGVYPALGPVALAYALFAVALGALCAVLVRRTLPAMALTAVVLGTVMYGFGKRRYELWPTTRGLGHNPWPSGNAWPIESGMLTASGKELYWKDCFARGTAGPDCLKDQGGVTSFVDYHQASHFWPLQLTETAILLVLAAAATALAFRVLRRYHA from the coding sequence ATGAGCGCGCTTGCCCTGCGCGCCCCGGCGCGCGTCGTCGTACGCATGCAGCGCCGTTCCCTGTGGGCGGGCGGCATACTCGTGATCCTGGGCATCGCCTTCGTGATCGGGCTGCGGATCTGGGTCGCCTCCGGGCACGAGAACTGCCCGGACGGCGACACCACGCGCTGCGGCGACGGCACCTATCTGCCCACCTACGCCCGCAGCGCGACCCAGACCTACCTGTCGGGCGGGGGAACCGCCCTCCTGGTGCTCTCCGTGCTCATCGGGGTCTTCGTCGCGGGCCCGCTGATCGCCCGCGAACTGGAGAGCGGCACAGTCCGCTTCGCCTGGGCCCAGTCGGTCTCGCCCGCCCGCTGGCTCGCGGCACGGCTCGCCCTGCCGGCCGTCCTGGCGACCGCCGGCGTGACCGTGCTGGTGCTCGTCTACCGGTGGGGCCGGTCAGGCGTCCTCGGTGACTCTCCCTACGAACTCAGCTGGTCCCGAAGCGGCGTCTACCCCGCCCTCGGCCCGGTCGCCCTCGCCTACGCCCTGTTCGCCGTGGCCCTCGGAGCGCTGTGCGCCGTCCTCGTACGCCGCACGCTCCCGGCCATGGCCCTCACGGCCGTGGTCCTGGGCACGGTCATGTACGGCTTCGGCAAGCGGCGCTACGAGCTCTGGCCCACCACCCGCGGCCTCGGCCACAACCCGTGGCCCAGCGGCAACGCGTGGCCCATCGAATCGGGCATGCTCACCGCCTCGGGCAAGGAGCTGTACTGGAAGGACTGCTTCGCCAGGGGCACCGCGGGTCCGGACTGCCTGAAGGACCAGGGCGGGGTCACCAGCTTCGTCGACTACCACCAGGCCTCCCATTTCTGGCCCCTCCAGCTCACCGAGACCGCCATCCTCCTCGTCCTCGCCGCAGCCGCCACCGCCCTCGCCTTCCGGGTGCTGCGCCGCTACCACGCCTGA